The following DNA comes from Megalobrama amblycephala isolate DHTTF-2021 linkage group LG20, ASM1881202v1, whole genome shotgun sequence.
TAGTCCACATTTTATGATCCTATCAAATGTtgttaaaaacaacataaaaagtGCCCTATTTACTTTTGACCTTTTATGTTTTGgtcattatttgttattatgaACAAATTATCAGTGCATATTATTCTgaagaataaaatgtttcaaatcaaaatgtaatCACATTATCCACCTTTGAAAGAACTTTTCTATTTTTCACATGTGTATGTGGGTGGGGAAAATTACATGATATTAACCAATAATTTAATCAAGACCCTCTTTTATGATCCAAACAACCCACTCTAGCTATTTCGTAtcatttcaaaatgcattttgaaactAAAATCTAAAATCCCCAAACAAAAGTTTCATGTTGCGAGAGTCAATTAGTGTCACTTCCCTTCTCCCACATAACAGATGTATTaggttactgttgctttgtgtTTATAGCTTCTGTAATGTGTGAAGTCTTTAGCTCATTGTCAGTGCTTTgctctgtgaatgtgtgtgtccATCCATCATTTCACCCGTGTCCACTCTGACGATTTACACAGTCTTCTCTCCTCCAGGTTCCCTCCTCACATGGTGCCCCCCCACCACAGTTTGCACACCACAGGGATCCCCCACCCAGCCATCGTCACACCCAACGTCAAGCAGGAGTCCTCTCACAGTGACATCGGATCCCTCAACAGCTCGTAAGTTCGCTTTTCGCTTTTCTGTTAATTAATCAAGTTGGTATGCATACGCTAACATCTCCTCCCTCCCATTCGCAGGAAACATCAGGATGCGAAAAAGGAGGAGGAAAAGAAGAAGCAGCCACACATAAAGAAACCTCTGAACGCGTTCATGCTTTACATGAAGGAAATGAGAGCCAAAGTGGTGGCAGAGTGCACACTGAAAGAGAGCGCAGCTATCAACCAGATCCTAGGCCGAAGGGTGAGCGTCACACACATTCGAAGTGGCAGCAGACTGTCTCAACTACTAAGACCACAGATTGCAGTGTTGTCGGTAGTGGAAAAACACTGCTCATTCACTTTTCTATTTCTGTATAATTGTAATCTTGCTCAATGTTGCTATTGAGTAAAACTACAACACTATGGGAAGGGGAAATTTTAATCACGGCGGTTGGACCGCTCATGGAAACACTTCCGTGTTGTTTGAGCCTAAAATATCAGTGGTTTCTTTCTCTCGGAGTGTGATGGCTGCAGTTTtgatggatgtgtgtgtgtgtgtgtgtttctctatGTGCAGTGGCACGCTCTGTCTCGAGAGGAGCAGGCCAAATACTACGAGTTAGCCAGGAAAGAACGACAGCTTCACATGCAGCTGTACCCCGGCTGGTCGGCACGAGACAACTATGTAAGTTTTTAAGTTTTCAACAAGTAACAATCTTTATTCCTTCCCCAGGCGCCACACAGCAGTTTAAAGCCATCTAgatgtgtattttacaaatcaTATGACAAACATCCAACAGCCTCTGGAGGAAACTAAAGCACTCAGCACTCACAAAAACAGCTCTGACTTAGGGAGTTGGCTGGTCTAAGCTGGTTTAGTTGCTCAAAACCATTTTAAGACCAGCAAAACAGATCAGCTTAGCCAAGCTGGAATTATTTCGATTTATTCTAGATCTATTTGCTGTACATGTTCTTTTCCTTGGTGCAgtcagttctgtttttttccccgTGTGCTGTACGATTTTCCTCTGCTTTCATTAGTATTCCACTGGTTCACCTAAAAAGAGAAAGGCGAGCTGAGATCAGAGTAATTAAATAACCACAGGGCCTAAACGCCTCGCAGCTTTGATGAAAGAGGACATCTCTCTCCGCTGCCAGAAATGGGGAACGAGCGCACCGTTTACAGTTCCGCCGGAGTTTCGCGCCTGACAAACGGCCCCACCGCCCAGCCTGTCAACTCCCCTTGGAGTCTGACCACGTATCTTGACTCTCCTAGTCAAAGTTCCTCAACCGGAGCAAGATAATCTTTCTGCCCGAGCCTGACCTCAGCCTCAACGAAATCAGCGGTCATGGATACGTCCGACAGAACCTCGTTTTTCGAGGAGGACAAACGCAACGAAAGTTCTCTCGCTTCTTTCTGCTCTTCCCCTCCAGTAAACTGATTCGCTCAAAGAAACCTCAAGAGATTCCAATCGTTTCACAATGAAAGGAAAACTAAGCAGCAGCGAGACAACAAGGAATAAACAAAAGGAGAGAAATAGGACGAGGGGAAAGATAGGGAAAGTTCTGTTCTGTCCTGCAGTGGCATTTCAAACCTTCAGGCTtttacatgaataaataaatcagtgAAAACATTGGCCTCTCTTGTTCATTTCATGTCTCGGTCTTTTCTGCAATATAATAACTAAGGTTCCTGTCTATTTCTCTTTTTCTGGCGGGTAACTATCAggggaaaaagaagaagagaaaaagGGAAAAGCAGGCAGGAGAGGGCAATGGTAAGTGAGCTGCAATTATCTCTCATATTAAAGCAGACCCATCATCTGTCACAAGTGTGACATCTCAAAGATGAAAGTCCAGCCTTTTTTtctcatctctttttttttttgtgcctgcCTCATTTTGTATATAGCTATGCTACCCAATGCAATATTTACACGATAGACTGCTTGTTatccccctcccctccccttACCCCATGTTGAGCATTAATAACATTGAATATGCATGACCCCCCCCACCTCCCCTCTCACCAGCTGCCCCCCCACCCTTGCCCAGCCCCCTCCAGCATTTATCGTACTGTGATATGTATGTTTTGAGAGTGTGAGAGTTGATCACCCTTGTGACTGAGTGCCAGCCTCCGAATGTGCCGCCTATGCTTGTCACTTTGCTTATGTGGTTATGTGGTCGTAACTTTGGACTGTGCTTGCTGCATGCTTTTTTATATAAGTGTttatatagtaataatatttaaaaaaaaaaaaaaaaaaaaaaatgttttttaaaacccACATCTTTCAATTAAGGAGGTTTGCTGATTACATTGATATGATTCACTTGACCGTTCTTCTTTATGATGCTGATTATTGTCCAGGAAGAATGTATTTGCGGTCTCTCTCCATCATGGACACCTTTTGAAGGCCTCTGTatcttgttctttttttttccagaacaCAGAGAATATTTTCCAAACCCTTGCCTTTCACTCCCTCCGATTACAGGTGCTAATGTCATTTTGAGTCTTAAATTACTAACttgcttttttcccctttttttggttctttatgtattcatttatttgtgcttGTGCAGTatatcaaatatttaatgaacttTCTTTAATGAATAATGCTACATGTTCATatttgctttatatatatatttatttatttgctaagCTCTGTAATTCTCTTGAAGAATACATtgctttactttattttgctccTTTTCAGTTGTTTCCTTTGCTCCATTTTTCATTATACACATAATTTCATCAAAAGATGCTTCTATGTTAAAAGTCATGtattattatgtaaaaaaaaaaaaaaaaaaaaaaaaaattcccagaTTTGGTAAACTCTAAGCATGCAGCTGCAGTATGTTTATAAGAAAGACCTCTTTATGCTAAGAATAACCAGAGATGTTGTTATCAGGGTAAACCTCCTTAATCTACTGCCTTCAGTAGCTGCCCTCCACGCCCCCAGCATGAGTGCGGGTTCTGCCCTGTCTCCTCTTGATCTGCCCTGCTTACGGCCCGCCTTCACCCTCCTCAAACACTCGTCTACCCATATCCTTTACCCTGTTGCTCAGGTGGACTGTTCGAGGTGGATGAACGTGGGCCAGGCCTGTTTATGAAGCAGCTTTGTAGTGTTTCCCTGGCTTAAACTAATGCTCCGCCTCCCTCCTATAGCTCCTCCCTGCTACTGCTACCTCAACAACCTGTCCCTATCACCTCCTCTAGTCTAGAACAGCCAGATAATGTACGGCAGCAGACATGTATCCATATCTGCTGCATCCCGCCCTGCTTACCTTTTAACAAACGAGCATTTGTTCATAAAGAGCCTTGGTTATGAAAGGCATGCATTGTGTGCTGATTTAttgatttctgtcattcatttaCTTTCATATTTGTTTcttgcagttttatttttaatttcaaatgatttgtattacTAACAAAATATGCTCATATATGTCTGTAAAAGCATTACTGCACATTTGATTGCCACTATTTAAATTGATCTATAGGGGAAATAGTAGTGCAAAGACTTTTATAGAGCTCATTGGATTCAATTTATCTCTCTTTCCGCTCTGTTTTCTTATTTCATCTCTCCTCTGCACTGGCTTCCTCTTCCCTTCTTGGTCACGTCAGATCTGAGCGCCCCAAAGAAGTGTCGCGCACGCTTCGGGCTCGACCAGCAGAATAACTGGTGTGGCCCATGCAGGTGTGTATCTGGTGTGCCGGCAGGTGTGCTAGAGCAGGTGACAGCTGGGGAACTCTCTCGTTGGTACCTCCTCCCACTTTTCTGGCTCTCTCAACCTCGCATTTTCTCCACGCCACTTCCTCTGCCAATCAGCTTCTGCAAATCTGGGAGATGGGGTTGGTTTTTTTCCTCTAGGTGGGATGAAAtggctgtttgtgtgtgtgttttttgtgtgagtgtgtgaaaaAAGAGTACTCCTTTTTGAAATGGAAAAGAGGCGGGGTTAAATACCAAGGCGGGGTTTATTTCCCTCTGTTAAGGGGTAGGGGTGTGGCCAGGGGGTTGAGATGGGCTGGTCATGGTAAGTTTTTGGGATGGCACGGTACCAATGTCCACAGCTGAATCATTTGCTCTAGCTCCATGCCTTTTTGTGTCCAATGacatgtgctttttttttttttctttctttctttgttgtgtttttatgtTCCTCTATGGATAACAGATGCAAATACCCCTAAGAAGTGTCGTGCCTTGTTCGGGCTTGACCAGCTGGGTTTATGGTGCAAACCCTGCAGGTATATTCCCAGCCTCACTATTGGGGAGAACGTCTAAATTaggatgatgatgattttaAGATGACAAAAAATCAGCTTTTCTTCTCTCAACACTTTTTTCCATGGATTATGTTTTCCTACTTCAATCTCCGAGGCCTTGTTTCAGTTTGTATGTTTACAAAGACTTCTTTCTTACTTGCTTCTGTCCTTTTCTGACTTTAGAAGAACTTCAGATGAACCGAAATCCTCGGGcagaaaaagacaaaacaaaaaaataattacaaaagcATTGTGGTCCAAATTTCAAGTCAAGCAAAAACGTTTATTTAGAGTATTTTTATATTAGTAAACTTAATTGTTGCCGTTTTTTTCTGCTCAAGGAGCTAATCTACTGTTTTGTACTGTTCTGCCCGGTCACTTCTGTTAGAACTGTGTGATGTAGCCACTTGTTTTGTGGAGGGCAGGGTTGGGGTGATGCCATCTCATCccccctctctcttttttttcctccccttcttcttcttccttctCCACTCCTCTCTTATAACCCTTTATTCAGTCCCAACCTCTTGTCTTTCTGTTCTAATACAAGCAGTCTTTGAATTGGGAATATGTTGATGGTAGGTATTTGTTTCTGCTAAGTAATACCCTTTTCTGTGTCATGCTTGTGCACTCTTTCCTTTTCACCCTTCCCTCATCGTGGACATCAGAAGTTGTGCTGTTGTGATACTCCACTCTCCGTTTTCTACTTGTCCTTCATAATCCTTTCTAGTTTAGATTCTCCAAAACCCACTCTCTCTAGGCCAAGTTTGGTGagaatcttactgaccccaaacgtttgaattGGAGTGTATATAAGACAATGATAATAATTGCTGAGTTAAATGTTGGCAGATACGCTGTTgttgttcatacttttcagttgaaACCACTCAATATTTTTCAGTTTCTAAAAACTATCCTGCTAGCCAGAAACTGTTGTATTTTTTGAAGGGTAGTGCCGCTCATCAGCACCGCTTGTTATTCAGAGGAACAGCCTGTGCATTTTTGGGCTGTGTTGAGAGAAACGCTGGTAATTGCGTCTTGATTTAGGGAGCTGGAAGGTTAAAAGACCCCACTCAGCTCTGTTTCCTGAAAGATGTATCTGGAGAAATTCCCTCAGAGACCTATAAATCGATAAGGAACACAGGGAGATACTTAGAATCAATATGGCTCTTAAAAAATGGATATTAGCTTATTTGCCGCTGTTTGACAGGCAGTTAGCACATTGACAGACCTGATCCGTTCCTAAATTCACGACCGGCCTCCATGCGAAAGACGTTTTGTAGCTGTACAGCCATGGTAGAGTAGCAGACGGATCAAACAAACACATCTCTGTCTCTATTCACCCATCTTTGACCCTGAAGTGCCATGTCTCCTCTGTATTAAGTCTGTTCTGTGCAGATCCCTCCAGCTGCATGTCGTGCATGCCCACTGTACACCAAGTGGGTTTAAGTGGCCGTGACAAGATTTCCGCCCCAAAAATCGTCccctttttgtcatttttcttcATCATAGTGTGTTATCTATCCCTCTCAGTGTCGCACTTTCGTCTGAAACCAACACGCATAAGAGCAGGCAGGGGTATGACTTGAGAAACAATCCTTACCTGGCTGTTATTTTCATGACGAAACCACAAAGAAGTTGGTTAATTGAACCCGGTTCTCCCGCAACTCTCTGGCTCCCCCTGTCTTTGATTTAATTCCCTTTTATTTTACTCTCTGTATTTGTTgctctttcttttctcttttggaGTTAGCCTCGGCTGCATCACTGAGCTCGCCCTTTAGGCAGGATAAAGAGAGTTTTTGGGGAGGAAGGGGGGTTGGTCAGGTCAGGTAGGGCAAGGTACACTGAGGTTTTCCCGCTCTCTCCGTTTCTCTCGCTTTCTCTCACCCTATCACTtctcgtctctctctctctctctctctaccccTACCTCACGGCGCGCTGGCTTGGCGCTGGTGAGATATGGCTGGCTGGAATGGCTGGCCGTAGGCGTAGCAGACGAGAGAGGGTCCTGACCCGAGCAGAAATGCAAACATGGCACCGCGACCTCTGTGCAGAGCGCTCACACACATGTCTTAGGGGCAAGCTGAGAGTAGCGCTTCCTCTCTAACCTCTTACCCCACCATCTGAACTTCCCCTGAAGGAACGCAAGGAAAAAGACAGGAAAAAAGAAGGGAGAAAGAGGAGTGTAATAATTCAAGCTGATGTGTAAACCGGATGGATCCCCTCGCGGTTTGCGAAACCGGGGTGGAGTTCTTTTGTTTGGAGTTGCGTTGTGCCGCCGAAAGAAAACAAAGAGAGATGTAGGCCTCACCTCTTTCATCGTCCTCCTTCCTCATTCCATCTCTTCATCTTCCTCTCGTCCTCCCACTGTCCTGTCCTCTCTGCATGTAATCGTGTGACACCATGTGAGAGCGAGACGGCTAATCTCGTCCAGCTCTAGCGTCCATTTTCATGCAGAGTCTGAAAGTGGGTCCGTCCAAAGTTGCTAATGAGATCAGCATGGGTGTCCCGACTTTAAGATATGTGCATTTAAATGGACGTTACGGCTCTGTGTGATTCACTCTGGTGTTCGGACCAAGAGCTTCAACATGTcccctttctttttcttttttttttttttaggagaaAAAAGAAGTGCATTCGCTACATTCAAGGTGAAGGCAGCTGTGCCAGTCCTCCTTCTTCGGACGGAAGCTTACTAGAGTCCCCCCCATCCTCCCCTTCCATGGTCTCTCCCTCCCCGTCCTCGAAAGAGTCCAAACCACAGACTGAACAAATGCAACCTCTCTCACTGACTATGAAACCGCCCCCCCTGCTCTCGTCGTCCCAACACCAACACCTCTCCATGGCTCCGCCTCCACCCTTAGCTCTGTTGGACAACTCCGGGGCGGGCAAAACGTCCGGCTCGGCGCACAACGGCTCTTTGGACCCCTCAGATGTGTCGTCGTCCCGACCCACAGGCTCCGCCTCCTCCAGGCCCACATCGGCGTGTCATTCCCACTCTCTGCTGCCCAGCTCCACCCCGACGCAACCCCTTTCACTCGTAACTAAGTCGATAGACTAGCttcgttgttttttttaaaccagcTTTCTCTGTTGGTCTGTTCATCTGTCTTCGGTCTTTTTTCATTCTGTGTTCTGTTTTTTCTGTGCGATATGGCTTTGAAAATTTTGTTAATTCTTTATCAAAGTTCATTGGTCAATATTTGACCTGTCATTatctaaaaaatgaaattattatgATTAAATATTGATAATTAAATACACTAAGTTGTAGAGTATAGCTTTGTGAATCTGCCaaattttttatgatttttttttgtttgttttttttgggggggggtgtttttgttcattttttgtttttcagctgTACAACAGAAAAACGCATAATTGTTATGTAGTTTTACATAGACATGTTTAAAGACAGATATACAAAGTAGGCGAGGATTCGGTGAGCCCTTTTCTCAAAGAATTGGTTCTCCTTCATTATTTGTATTAAATACGAGCTTGTGAACCAATCATTTTACAGCTGTCCAAAACTCAGAGGGCACGAGGACTGTGGAGACACCTCTCCGCCTGAGGAACAACTTTAATTGTGATGTTACTTGTTCTTGTTTAAATGTACAGAAATTTGGGGGGTTACTGTGTTAATATGCATTGTTCCATTGCGTTGTCTgttttatctttctttttttgtcgtTGTTTACCAGGGGGAGGGAGGTTGACTCGGGTTGGGGTGGGTGGACTCGATTGGAGGGGTGTTTTGGGGTGGGGTGGGACGGGGGTGGGGGGGAGTTGGGATATTCAATACAAACTGTCACAATGCTAGGACCAGTAGTATTTATTGCTTTAGAGATTGCTTGTTGTATCTTGTATGTTGTCCCTTTTTGAAATCTTTTCGTTTTCTTAATACATTGTATAAATATTCTTTTTCTTAACGTAAgcaacttatatatatatataaatgatccATTTTTACAAGGAGGTTTTGAAGTTTCAAATGTTTTATCGTTTTAAcatgaatttatttttattttattttaatttttttattttgtttaaaaccaGGATTCCACCTAAACTACAGTGTAGATTCtcaaaaaaaacctaaaaaagcaaaaatgcaaaaaaaggcaaaaaaaacaacaacgaaCAGACGTATGCACAACTTAATTTCTAGAAACATATCTATAAGCCATTTTACAATAGGTGAAAAGGAAACTTGAAACGGGGACGGTGGGTTCCATGTCTTCAATAGTCGAATTTCGTCTCAAGCCCTTCTTTTCTATTGCACAGTCTCATCTCCGCCTGACTGTAGAATCGTGTACAGATTTTTTCCCGTGCcaaaatttgtgataatttCCTCTCCATCTCTTATGACGCTGTAGGTTCTTTCGTTTGTccaatgtttgttttttcttttctttttcaaccATAATTTGCTGTGACGTTACATAGATTGCTATGTATGTAGTATAAATGTTGCTATAACAAATGTGTTTGGTAGCAGATtgtcaaataataaaatttaaactTAATAAAAGACGGACGTCATACTGTATAAACCCTCAAGGGCCAAATTATGTATATTAGGAGGTtcataaaaaactattaaatactacaaaaaaacacaaactgcCACTTTTAAGTACACTACTACATATAGGTAGATAGAAAAAATAGGCATGTTGATGTTGCAAGAAGCTGTAAAAAAGCTACAAGAGAATCATTCATTCGGTGCCATTGTAGTTGACATGACGCAACTGTAACCCGTCGATTACTTCTCTGGTTTATTAAGATGCTAATGATGAATAGTTTGAATGTTTCCTTAACGGCTGTGATGTTCCTGTTCTCTTTTATGctcttatatttttattttggtttgtttttatttcaatttttttcttttttcttcttttttcttcttttttttttttttgttttccgtTTTTTCCATTATTTGAAATGGTTCCcaaaaaccatgtttttgtaatgaataaatgttaatGCTGTACAGTCTCTGTAGCATGCAGTTCTGTATTAATAAAAACGAGTTAGTATGTGAACTTGCCTTCTGTCGTCTTCTTCCCTTCATTTGGATACGTTTGGCTGTAATGAccatatttattatgtattatacATGGTTGTTATTAACAGCACTATAATAAAAGTCAGACTGAATTATGCTTATTTCCCCCCCTGGTTCTGTAAGAAATTACATCAGTCACATTCTGATTTCTCAAGAGGCGTTATCTAAATGAAGGTTGCGTACTCTGACTCTGATAAGAATTACAGACAGCTGTAATGATGATTAATGCTAATGAAACTGCCAGATCAACCTAAAGTTAGAAGATCCCTGTTAGTCCACCATAACTCTCCCATCACACACCGCTTGTCTGCAGCTGGTTTCATTCAGAGTGGAATTCAGCTGACAGTCCCATGCCAGGATCTGATAATTTTAACTAGGCAGAAGGCTTTAGAAGTAATCAGAATTGGTGTTTTAAAGGTAAACATTCATTTCAGTTATTCAGTTAAGGAATGTTCTTGCGCATTATTTTCTCTGATTTGGCATATCAAAAATGACTCTTCGATTATTACGCTAGTAGACCgagatgtgtttttaaaatagaacAAACAGGTGTGAACTATACAAAAGAACATCCAGACCTTGCCGCCTTAGACATTGCGATTTCTTGGATCCAGTGATATCCGTCAGAAGAAGAGTTGTGTATGTCTTGATAAGGATGATTTTGCCAAAACATATGCTTTGAATCGCTATACAAAAGAATAAacagacattttatttattctggcACGTTCTGTTTACGTCGCTATTGTGCCTCAAATCCAAACAGTGCCTGTTCAGTCTAGAAAAGCAATATGTTTCATTTTTTCCTTTCGAGGACATTCTGAATCGTCTCAGTCTGAATGGATGTAAACAAACTTCATAAGACATCAATTGATTCAGACCACTCTACAAAGCTTTGCCTCGCAAGAATATCAACAATCCTTCGGCATTGTTCCCAAAGTTCGAAAGATCAATTGAACAGCCTCTATGTGATTATTCAACACGTTAAGGGAAATACAAATACATGTAAAATATAGGGCAAAagaatttttattaaaaacaaggttttttatttcttttaatcatTCATTTTATCTTAAATCTTTTTATCTAATTCTTCCAGCAtaaaatactgtagtatacagGAAGGTCAAGGATGGAAGAGgagacaatattttttttcttcctgtaTTGTAACAAGGCTTCGGTTGGCCTTTTGAACCAAAGGGAAAATATGAGGTTACATTCAGTTCTTTAGGcaccttttcttttctttttttagaatATTCAAGAGGAAAAACCCTCAACGCTCTGaattattcatgtttttgtatCCATATTTTATATGCAGTTGTATTTTGACACAgcttttagaaatatttttgttgtctcGTGTCAGCTGCCTGTGAAATAATATTTGGTGTGAGACCACACATATCTATTCATCTCAAAATCTGTATTATTGCAATAGgaataacaatttatttatatacacatgGGTTTTGAAATTCACGCTGTGGCTTGTGGACTTGCCATAGTGTATCATTAAAAATCGATCAatttaaatgatatattttgCAATCTATAGcatgtttatttaaacaaaaccccaaagtgacatttcaaaatgctaatcCAAACAGACGCTTTATTTTGGCTGTGTTTAGTTTGCCAGCACAGTTCCTATCCGCTTTCTTTTTAAGCAGACTTCCTCTGAAAATAGTCATTCTGCCTGTTCAAGGCTGACAAATAAGGCTTTTATTGCCAAAGGATGCATTTCGATTTACCGAACTACCGAACCTAAAGTAATTGCAGTCTGCTCTGCTACACAACTCCACTGCATGTGATGCCGTGTCTTTTAGGATTCCCTCTTAACCTTGGAAGGACCATCAATTCACCTTTTGAATCTAGCGAGTTTCCTTTCACTTCAGAGGCACTCTTTGAGTGTGTTGTATTTTCCCTAAATTAGACGCTGTATTCTTCCCCTTCATCCCTGTGAATGATGGTTGAAGATCTGTTCAAGAGGATGTCAAGCAAATGAGTTGTTTATTACTTATTCTTGTTTAAAGAAACATTGCCTGAGAGACCAAAGAGGTCAAATAGGTTTTGGACCGATATACATTAAGTCCTGGTTTCATAGACAGGGCTTTGATTAAGTCAGGATAAGGCCTTCGATTAGGATATtcaagtagcttttataaacatgccttagaaaaaaatattactggtgtgcatcttgaggcTAAACAATGgtagtgacatattttaagagatGTCAGtgatttcagttaaaacagttcaaacatgcatttaagtcttgtctgtgaaaccgggggttagTGTTGTTAATTTTCTCAGAAATCTTCATGTTCTTGCATGTTGCCCACTGACATTTAGTATACTTCACTATTACACTTTCTAGACATATTTTCTGGACTAGCCAGTTATTTCTTATGACATTTTTTAGTGAATTTAAGTCAAATTTCAGATATGACATTACAACAAACGATTAGAAAAAATATCAAAGGCTACATCCAATTATTTATGAATCcgattggaatctgatctaaaattatACAATGTGTATCGCAACTGTTCAGATCCGATTTGTGTGTCCATGCCGCTCTTTAGGGCCCATTTGCACTAGTtcgttttcgttttaaaacaCATAAGTTTTGCTATGGTTACACCTGTCATTTACACTTACGAACCTTGAAAACGGAGACTTTCGAAAAGCTGCAGAccctgtttaaaggtgccattgaccattttttttacaagatgtaatataagtctaaggtgtcccctgaatgtgtctgtaaagtttcagctcaaaataccccatagattttttttaataaatttttttaactgcctattttggggcataattagaaatgcaccaattcaggctgcggcccctttaattgctcgcgctctccgccccctcccgagctctcgactctatcattgcataaacaaagttcacacagctaatataaccctcaaaatggatctttacaaagtgttcgtcatgcatgctgcgtgcatacatcggattatgtgagtattgtatttatttggatgtttacatttgattctgaatgagtttgaggctatgctccgtggctaacggctaatgctacactgctggagagatttataaagaatgaagttgtgtttatgaattatacagactgcaagtttttaaaaatgaaaataacgaaataacgaatacagtaagaaactatggtaactttaaccacatttaacagtacattagcaacatgctaacgaaacatttagaaagaaagtttacaaatatcactaaaaatatcatgttatcatggatcatgtcagttatta
Coding sequences within:
- the tcf7l2 gene encoding transcription factor 7-like 2 isoform X16, coding for MPQLNGGGGDDLGANDEMISFKDEGEQEEKISENSSAERDLADVKSSLVNESETNQNSSSDSEAERRPPPRSESFRDKTRESLEEAAKRQDGGLFKSPPYPGYPFIMIPDLTSPYLPNGSLSPTARTYLQMKWPLLDVQAGSLQSRQALKDARSPSPAHIVSNKVPVVQHPHHVHPLTPLITYSNEHFTPGNPPPHLQADVDPKTGIPRPPHPPDISPYYPLSPGTVGQIPHPLGWLVPQQGQPVYPITTGGFRHPYPTALTVNASMSRFPPHMVPPHHSLHTTGIPHPAIVTPNVKQESSHSDIGSLNSSKHQDAKKEEEKKKQPHIKKPLNAFMLYMKEMRAKVVAECTLKESAAINQILGRRWHALSREEQAKYYELARKERQLHMQLYPGWSARDNYGKKKKRKREKQAGEGNDANTPKKCRALFGLDQLGLWCKPCRRKKKCIRYIQGEGSCASPPSSDGSLLESPPSSPSMVSPSPSSKESKPQTEQMQPLSLTMKPPPLLSSSQHQHLSMAPPPPLALLDNSGAGKTSGSAHNGSLDPSDVSSSRPTGSASSRPTSACHSHSLLPSSTPTQPLSLVTKSID
- the tcf7l2 gene encoding transcription factor 7-like 2 isoform X14, with translation MPQLNGGGGDDLGANDEMISFKDEGEQEEKISENSSAERDLADVKSSLVNESETNQNSSSDSEAERRPPPRSESFRDKTRESLEEAAKRQDGGLFKSPPYPGYPFIMIPDLTSPYLPNGSLSPTARTYLQMKWPLLDVQAGSLQSRQALKDARSPSPAHIVSNKVPVVQHPHHVHPLTPLITYSNEHFTPGNPPPHLQADVDPKTGIPRPPHPPDISPYYPLSPGTVGQIPHPLGWLVPQQGQPVYPITTGGFRHPYPTALTVNASMSRFPPHMVPPHHSLHTTGIPHPAIVTPNVKQESSHSDIGSLNSSKHQDAKKEEEKKKQPHIKKPLNAFMLYMKEMRAKVVAECTLKESAAINQILGRRWHALSREEQAKYYELARKERQLHMQLYPGWSARDNYGKKKKRKREKQAGEGNEHREYFPNPCLSLPPITDLSAPKKCRARFGLDQQNNWCGPCRRKKKCIRYIQGEGSCASPPSSDGSLLESPPSSPSMVSPSPSSKESKPQTEQMQPLSLTMKPPPLLSSSQHQHLSMAPPPPLALLDNSGAGKTSGSAHNGSLDPSDVSSSRPTGSASSRPTSACHSHSLLPSSTPTQPLSLVTKSID
- the tcf7l2 gene encoding transcription factor 7-like 2 isoform X22 yields the protein MYPREGLSLGLEERGGKTGSLASGLSLLQQVGCWQFSLNAWSNKVPVVQHPHHVHPLTPLITYSNEHFTPGNPPPHLQADVDPKTGIPRPPHPPDISPYYPLSPGTVGQIPHPLGWLVPQQGQPVYPITTGGFRHPYPTALTVNASMSRFPPHMVPPHHSLHTTGIPHPAIVTPNVKQESSHSDIGSLNSSKHQDAKKEEEKKKQPHIKKPLNAFMLYMKEMRAKVVAECTLKESAAINQILGRRWHALSREEQAKYYELARKERQLHMQLYPGWSARDNYGKKKKRKREKQAGEGNEHREYFPNPCLSLPPITDLSAPKKCRARFGLDQQNNWCGPCRRKKKCIRYIQGEGSCASPPSSDGSLLESPPSSPSMVSPSPSSKESKPQTEQMQPLSLTMKPPPLLSSSQHQHLSMAPPPPLALLDNSGAGKTSGSAHNGSLDPSDVSSSRPTGSASSRPTSACHSHSLLPSSTPTQPLSLVTKSID